One Thermoanaerobacter pseudethanolicus ATCC 33223 DNA window includes the following coding sequences:
- a CDS encoding carbohydrate ABC transporter permease — MRKIDISEKISNTAYIPIAIIAAILMVIPVYILFMTSFAVPSDILKPHPDFFITRFTLDHWKNVFTSGNIWPPFKKSFVVATMTTIIAIIIAAPAAYVIARMPSKIKYAVVLSLFFTRMFPDVGIALPIAVQFIKLNLMDTYLGLVMAHLIVNLPFAAWILVGTFETIPKDLEEAALVDGTSKLTALMRIIMPIALPGIAVTAIFVWLNSWNEFTYALYLTISDRTLPLQTYYYVQRGGIFDSATYAAVLTIPVMLVTFFLQKYMKSGYLAGAVKG; from the coding sequence ATGAGAAAAATAGATATTAGCGAAAAGATTTCAAATACAGCTTATATTCCAATAGCTATAATAGCGGCAATATTGATGGTTATACCAGTATATATACTTTTTATGACTTCCTTTGCAGTGCCAAGTGATATATTGAAGCCTCATCCAGATTTTTTCATCACTCGTTTTACTTTGGACCATTGGAAAAACGTATTTACTTCAGGGAATATATGGCCTCCTTTTAAAAAGAGTTTTGTAGTGGCAACAATGACTACTATCATTGCAATTATAATAGCTGCTCCAGCGGCTTATGTTATAGCGAGGATGCCATCGAAAATAAAATATGCAGTAGTATTATCACTGTTTTTTACAAGAATGTTTCCTGATGTAGGTATTGCTCTTCCGATAGCGGTACAATTCATAAAATTAAATTTGATGGATACTTATTTAGGATTAGTTATGGCACACCTCATTGTAAATTTACCTTTTGCAGCATGGATATTGGTTGGAACTTTTGAGACAATACCAAAGGACTTAGAGGAAGCTGCACTGGTAGATGGAACAAGTAAATTGACGGCATTGATGAGGATTATAATGCCGATTGCACTTCCTGGTATAGCTGTTACTGCTATATTTGTGTGGCTAAATTCATGGAATGAATTTACTTATGCTCTTTACTTGACTATTTCAGATAGGACTTTACCTCTTCAAACCTACTATTACGTCCAAAGAGGAGGAATTTTTGATTCTGCCACATATGCGGCAGTACTCACTATTCCAGTAATGCTTGTGACATTCTTCTTGCAAAAATACATGAAAAGTGGATATCTTGCAGGGGCTGTAAAAGGTTAG
- a CDS encoding carbohydrate ABC transporter permease — translation MSYVNFVKKYKLEIAMVLPLLLYILGFTVYPIIQTITLSFQDQYTKAFTLANYKEIIGKTEFKNAFFNTIALTFISLTLEMTAGLVIALILKRNFRGKGLLRSLMLVPMGVPTLVSGVAMTYIFGLYGYFNALLQKLHIIEMPIDWASGGFKTLLMVSVADMWKVTPMVILLLLAGLESIPDEVYEASNIDGATTWQTFRYVTLPLLKPSITMALILRAIDAFRIFELVLVLAGRATPVISTFAYDEYNNYANAYTSAAASTILLLIIAVFIVSYLKIAGTKEER, via the coding sequence ATGTCTTATGTAAACTTCGTAAAGAAATACAAACTTGAAATTGCCATGGTTTTACCATTACTATTATATATTTTGGGTTTTACTGTATACCCTATCATTCAAACTATTACTTTAAGTTTTCAAGACCAGTATACTAAAGCATTTACATTGGCAAATTATAAAGAGATTATAGGAAAAACAGAATTTAAAAATGCTTTTTTCAATACCATAGCTCTTACATTTATAAGCCTCACTTTGGAAATGACTGCAGGCCTCGTCATTGCGCTTATTTTAAAAAGGAATTTTAGAGGAAAAGGCCTTTTGAGGTCTTTGATGTTGGTGCCAATGGGAGTACCTACTCTTGTGTCAGGTGTTGCGATGACCTATATTTTTGGGTTGTATGGTTATTTTAATGCGCTTTTGCAAAAACTACACATTATTGAAATGCCTATAGATTGGGCAAGTGGTGGTTTTAAGACATTACTTATGGTTTCTGTAGCGGATATGTGGAAAGTTACTCCGATGGTCATACTTTTGCTTTTGGCTGGTCTTGAAAGTATACCAGATGAAGTTTATGAAGCTTCTAACATTGATGGGGCAACTACATGGCAGACTTTTAGGTATGTGACATTGCCACTTCTAAAGCCCTCTATAACGATGGCCTTGATTTTAAGGGCGATAGACGCTTTTAGAATATTTGAACTTGTACTTGTTCTTGCAGGCCGTGCTACTCCTGTTATTTCTACCTTTGCGTATGATGAGTATAATAATTATGCAAATGCCTATACATCTGCGGCAGCATCTACAATATTGCTCCTAATAATAGCAGTATTTATAGTGAGCTACTTAAAAATAGCTGGTACTAAGGAGGAAAGATGA
- a CDS encoding LacI family DNA-binding transcriptional regulator has translation MATIDDVAKLAGVSIATVSRVFNNSPLVSEKARQKVLKAAEELGYKPSMPARSLAMKKTNTIGLIVPDISNPYYAEVVRGIEDVCNIYKYNITLCNADNKREKEFQYIEMLKNRWVDGIIFHCDYFSEEHYKVFKNDNIKVVLAGRTTKLDVPYVGIDNFKAAYDAVNYLISLGHKRIGIIHGPLGDMKETIDSVDRLRGYKQALIDNGLPIYEGFIKEANFKYKSAYNAAKEMLKEKIKPTAIFAISDIMAMGVINAVFDSGLSCPEDISVMGFDNIDLSEATRPSLTTVSQPMYEIGAVAARMLIKMLNGENIDEYQTILEHKIVVRNSCISRKD, from the coding sequence ATGGCGACAATAGACGATGTAGCAAAATTAGCAGGAGTTTCTATTGCAACTGTTTCGAGAGTTTTTAATAATAGTCCTTTAGTAAGTGAAAAAGCCAGACAAAAAGTTTTAAAAGCGGCAGAAGAGCTGGGATACAAACCCAGTATGCCAGCCAGAAGCCTGGCGATGAAGAAGACAAACACTATAGGGCTAATTGTGCCTGATATATCAAACCCTTACTATGCAGAAGTAGTAAGAGGTATTGAAGATGTCTGCAATATTTATAAATACAATATTACTTTGTGCAATGCAGACAATAAAAGAGAAAAAGAATTTCAATATATAGAAATGCTAAAAAATCGGTGGGTTGATGGAATAATATTTCACTGTGACTATTTTTCTGAAGAGCATTATAAAGTCTTTAAAAATGACAATATAAAGGTGGTACTTGCAGGAAGAACAACAAAGCTTGATGTGCCTTATGTAGGAATTGATAATTTTAAAGCGGCTTATGATGCAGTGAATTATTTGATATCATTAGGCCACAAGAGGATTGGAATTATTCATGGTCCTTTAGGCGATATGAAGGAAACCATAGATAGTGTGGATAGGTTAAGGGGATATAAGCAAGCTCTTATTGATAATGGCTTGCCAATTTATGAGGGTTTTATAAAGGAGGCAAACTTTAAATATAAAAGTGCTTATAATGCTGCAAAAGAGATGTTAAAAGAAAAAATAAAGCCTACTGCTATATTTGCAATAAGCGATATTATGGCAATGGGGGTAATAAATGCAGTGTTTGATAGTGGACTTTCATGTCCTGAAGATATTTCTGTGATGGGCTTTGATAATATTGACTTGTCAGAAGCAACAAGACCTTCTCTCACTACTGTATCACAGCCTATGTATGAAATAGGGGCTGTTGCAGCTAGAATGCTTATAAAAATGTTAAATGGGGAAAATATTGATGAGTATCAGACAATTTTAGAGCACAAAATTGTGGTAAGAAATTCTTGTATATCTCGAAAAGATTAA
- the pgmB gene encoding beta-phosphoglucomutase — MARYRGVIFDLDGVITDTARYHYLAWKKLADELGIYFDEVINERLKGVSRLESLEIILEKSDKKYSQEEKEYYANKKNEYYKEMIKRITPQDLLPGVERFIEELKKRGIKTAIASVSKNAFTVVENLKIKDKFDYIVDANEIKHGKPDPEIFLNAAKHLGISPEKCIGIEDSAAGITAIKRAGMFAVGVGNPETVKEADLILKDLSEADKILELL, encoded by the coding sequence ATGGCAAGATATCGTGGAGTAATTTTTGATTTGGATGGTGTTATTACAGATACTGCAAGATACCACTATTTAGCATGGAAAAAGCTTGCTGATGAGTTGGGAATATATTTTGATGAAGTTATCAATGAGAGGCTAAAAGGTGTAAGTCGTTTAGAATCTTTAGAAATAATTTTAGAGAAAAGCGATAAAAAATATTCTCAAGAAGAAAAAGAATATTATGCAAATAAGAAGAATGAGTATTATAAAGAGATGATAAAGAGAATTACGCCTCAAGATTTATTGCCTGGAGTGGAGAGATTCATTGAAGAGCTTAAAAAAAGAGGCATTAAAACAGCAATTGCTTCTGTTAGCAAAAATGCTTTTACTGTTGTTGAAAATTTAAAAATAAAAGATAAATTTGACTATATAGTGGATGCAAATGAAATTAAGCATGGAAAACCTGACCCTGAGATATTTTTAAACGCAGCGAAGCATCTTGGCATTTCTCCTGAAAAGTGTATTGGAATAGAAGATTCTGCTGCGGGCATCACTGCAATAAAAAGAGCAGGAATGTTTGCAGTAGGAGTGGGCAATCCTGAAACGGTGAAAGAAGCAGACTTAATTTTAAAGGATTTAAGTGAAGCGGATAAAATATTAGAATTGCTGTAG
- a CDS encoding carbohydrate ABC transporter permease produces MKKVLRFLFYTVVVGYAVITLGPFIWSIITSLKPTSELNTFAVNIKHLTLDNYKMIITKFPFLRWFINSAIVAVIVTLGNILFNSMAGYALARINFPGRNLLFMVVLALMMVPGQVVMVPTYILLSKLGWVNTYMGLTIPFLTSNFGIFLMRQFFLSLPKELEEAATIDGLSRFGIFFKIVLPLSKPALATQFIFMFTGNWNSFLWPSLLTSSDDMYTLPVGLNSFYGQYYQFWNQVMAGAILLTLPTILIFLIFQRYFVKGISTTGLK; encoded by the coding sequence ATGAAAAAGGTGTTGCGGTTTTTATTTTATACCGTTGTAGTAGGATATGCAGTAATTACACTTGGCCCTTTTATATGGTCTATAATAACATCTCTAAAACCCACAAGTGAATTAAATACTTTTGCTGTAAATATAAAACATTTGACTTTAGATAACTATAAAATGATAATCACAAAATTTCCCTTTTTGAGATGGTTTATAAATAGTGCTATAGTTGCAGTTATAGTAACGCTTGGCAATATACTGTTTAATTCTATGGCAGGGTATGCACTTGCAAGAATAAATTTTCCTGGAAGAAATTTATTGTTTATGGTTGTGCTTGCTCTCATGATGGTACCAGGACAGGTAGTGATGGTACCAACTTATATCCTCCTCAGCAAATTGGGCTGGGTAAACACTTACATGGGTCTTACAATTCCATTTTTGACCAGCAATTTTGGAATATTTTTAATGAGGCAATTTTTCTTATCTCTTCCCAAAGAGTTAGAAGAAGCAGCTACAATTGACGGCTTGTCACGATTTGGGATTTTCTTTAAAATAGTTTTGCCTTTGTCTAAACCTGCTCTTGCAACTCAATTCATTTTTATGTTTACTGGCAATTGGAATAGTTTCTTGTGGCCTAGTCTCTTGACGTCTAGTGATGATATGTATACACTGCCGGTAGGACTTAATTCCTTTTACGGCCAATACTATCAATTTTGGAACCAGGTAATGGCAGGAGCTATACTTTTGACGTTACCTACTATATTGATATTCTTAATATTCCAGAGATATTTTGTAAAAGGAATATCTACAACGGGATTAAAATAA
- a CDS encoding carbohydrate ABC transporter permease — protein MEAKMTMKKRYLYEALSGYAFVLPFIASISIFLIGPLIYAFIISFKEFSFLNPEASRWIGFANYIKLFSDPTFKRALLNTTLYSLGVVPTQLVIALILALIVNSDIKGKTFFRVAYYIPTVTSTVAVSVIFLYLFKADGLVNALLAKFGIQGPTWFNDVRFALPSIMMMAIWSSVGNYMVIFLAGLQDIPSELYEAAEVDGANKFQRFFKITLPMLRPIVFFNLVMSLIGTFQVFDQAYVVSQGTGGPLDATMTVVLDIYRTGFRDFNMGYASAMAFVLFVIILILTLIQRKLFKEETY, from the coding sequence ATGGAAGCTAAAATGACTATGAAAAAGAGGTATTTATACGAAGCTTTGTCAGGGTATGCTTTTGTGTTACCTTTTATTGCTTCAATATCTATTTTTTTGATAGGACCATTAATTTATGCTTTTATTATAAGTTTTAAAGAATTTTCTTTTTTAAATCCTGAAGCAAGCCGATGGATTGGATTTGCAAATTATATAAAATTATTCAGTGACCCAACGTTTAAAAGAGCTCTTTTAAATACAACACTTTACTCTTTAGGAGTAGTACCAACACAGCTTGTTATTGCTTTAATACTGGCATTAATTGTAAATTCGGATATTAAAGGTAAAACATTTTTTAGAGTAGCCTATTATATACCAACTGTTACCTCCACAGTTGCAGTTTCTGTAATATTTTTGTATCTATTTAAAGCAGATGGTTTAGTTAATGCTTTGTTGGCTAAATTTGGCATACAAGGTCCTACTTGGTTTAATGATGTAAGGTTTGCACTTCCTTCTATTATGATGATGGCGATATGGTCTTCTGTAGGTAATTACATGGTAATTTTTCTTGCCGGGCTACAGGATATACCATCAGAATTGTACGAAGCTGCGGAAGTAGATGGAGCTAATAAATTTCAAAGATTTTTCAAAATTACCCTTCCAATGTTGAGGCCAATAGTGTTTTTTAATCTAGTAATGTCATTAATTGGTACTTTTCAGGTTTTTGACCAAGCCTATGTAGTATCCCAAGGGACTGGTGGGCCTCTTGATGCTACAATGACAGTCGTGCTGGATATATATAGGACAGGATTTAGAGATTTTAACATGGGTTACGCTTCAGCTATGGCTTTTGTATTATTTGTAATAATCTTGATATTGACTCTTATACAGCGAAAGCTTTTCAAAGAAGAAACCTATTAG
- a CDS encoding ABC transporter substrate-binding protein, whose product MSKKLISIFVLTIFVLATVLAGCSSSKNNTSSANETNTQKQETAKPVTIKLGMWSSSPAEKKIVDDQIAKFKEKYPNIDVQIETIVGDYMQKLQTELASNTAPDIFYLDSMPAPQLMSSGVLEPLDDYIKKYNVDVNDFEPALLSAFQWDGKTYGLPKDFNTLALFYNKDMFKAAGINEPPKTWEELRDVAKKLTKDGVKGLVLSADLARFDAFINQNGGSVYQDGKVTLNLPENAQALDFYVSLITKDKVADTPQNMGEGWNGDAFAAKKAAMAIEGGWMIPFLKEKAPDLNYGIAELPAGKQKSTMAFTVAYVMNKNSKHKDEAFKLIEFLTGKEGQQFVVDSGLALPSRKSMQEGFKEKYPERAAFVDGASYAVPWQFGLYGTKVVDAANKACEALIMKQISSAQQALDNAQKEVGQ is encoded by the coding sequence ATGAGTAAAAAACTTATAAGCATCTTTGTATTGACGATCTTTGTATTAGCTACTGTTTTAGCTGGTTGTTCATCCAGTAAAAATAATACTTCCAGTGCCAATGAGACAAATACACAAAAACAAGAGACAGCAAAACCAGTTACTATAAAATTAGGCATGTGGTCTTCATCTCCAGCAGAAAAGAAGATAGTGGATGACCAAATAGCTAAGTTTAAAGAAAAATATCCAAATATAGATGTGCAAATTGAGACAATTGTGGGAGATTACATGCAAAAATTACAAACAGAACTGGCGTCAAATACAGCACCAGACATATTCTATCTTGACAGCATGCCGGCACCACAGCTTATGTCTTCAGGAGTTTTAGAGCCATTAGATGATTATATTAAGAAATACAATGTGGATGTAAATGATTTCGAGCCAGCATTGCTTTCCGCTTTTCAGTGGGATGGAAAAACTTATGGTTTACCAAAGGATTTCAATACTCTAGCTTTGTTTTACAACAAAGACATGTTTAAAGCGGCTGGAATAAATGAGCCTCCAAAAACATGGGAGGAATTAAGAGATGTAGCTAAAAAATTGACAAAAGACGGTGTCAAAGGTTTGGTTTTATCAGCAGACCTTGCAAGATTTGATGCTTTTATAAATCAAAATGGTGGTTCAGTATATCAAGATGGAAAAGTTACTTTAAATCTGCCAGAGAATGCACAAGCTCTTGATTTTTATGTGAGCCTCATCACAAAAGACAAAGTTGCTGACACACCACAAAACATGGGAGAAGGCTGGAATGGAGATGCTTTTGCTGCTAAAAAAGCTGCAATGGCAATAGAAGGTGGCTGGATGATACCATTCCTCAAAGAAAAAGCTCCTGATTTAAACTATGGTATAGCAGAGCTTCCAGCAGGAAAGCAAAAATCTACAATGGCTTTCACTGTTGCATATGTGATGAATAAAAACAGCAAACATAAAGATGAAGCCTTTAAACTTATTGAATTTTTAACCGGTAAAGAAGGACAGCAATTTGTAGTAGATTCAGGCCTTGCACTTCCATCGAGAAAGTCTATGCAAGAAGGATTTAAGGAGAAATATCCTGAAAGAGCTGCCTTTGTAGATGGTGCTTCTTATGCGGTACCATGGCAATTCGGTTTGTATGGCACAAAGGTAGTAGATGCGGCTAATAAAGCTTGTGAAGCATTAATAATGAAGCAAATTAGTAGTGCTCAACAAGCTCTTGACAATGCACAAAAGGAAGTTGGACAATAA
- a CDS encoding glycoside hydrolase family 65 protein, with protein MVKHMFLEDVNNLISDDKWLIFQNEYNTEVNPRYETLFTLTNGYMGVRGTFEEGSEGERSGNFIAGIFDKSDAQVREIVNAQNWLRIKLYVEGEELSLDKCQLIEFKRILDMKKGILFRSMLIKDSKDRITRIEGYRFISRSDLHRSAIKLFVTPVNYSGVVGIESIIDGTVLNSADSPKHRVKHLKVADNSSLNKSGVYLETATIDDDIRIATGSAVRLYHYEDKEKNNIAKFKRFLPLGEMSIEYFEFDSTENKTVVIDKFVITYTSRDVRKDLLKSTVEKELFAFAGEGIDKELQRHIEVYEELWSVADINIEGDEEADKALRFNIFHLMSSVNENDPLVSIAAKALHGEGYKGHVFWDTEIFMLPFFIYVYPQAARTLLMYRYNMLDAARKNAALNGYKGAQYPWESADTGEEETPKWGFDYKGNPVRIWTGDLEHHITADIAFAVWEYFRATEDIEFMLNYGAEIIFETARFWVSRCEYVKELDRYEINNVIGPDEFHEHVDNNAYTNYLAKWNIKKGLELINMLKEKYPEHYHAISNKICLTNEEMEKWKEVEEKIYIPYDKDKKLIEQFEGYFDKKDYVIDKFDENNMPIWPEGVDITKLGDTQLIKQADVVMLMLLLGEEFDEETKRINYEYYEKRTMHKSSLGPSMYAIMGLKVGDHKNAYQSFMRSANVDLVDNQGNTKEGLHAASAGGTWQVAVFGFGGMEIDKEGALNINSWLPEKWDKLSYKVFWKGNLIEVIVTKQEVTVKKLKGKGNIKVKVKGKELTIE; from the coding sequence GTGGTAAAGCACATGTTTTTAGAGGATGTAAACAATTTAATAAGTGATGACAAATGGCTTATTTTCCAAAATGAGTATAATACAGAGGTAAATCCTCGATATGAGACCCTTTTTACACTTACAAATGGTTACATGGGCGTAAGAGGTACTTTTGAGGAAGGAAGCGAGGGAGAAAGGTCGGGAAATTTTATTGCAGGAATTTTTGACAAGTCAGATGCGCAGGTTAGAGAAATAGTAAATGCTCAAAATTGGTTGAGAATAAAGTTGTATGTTGAAGGTGAAGAATTAAGTTTGGATAAATGCCAGTTGATAGAATTTAAAAGAATTCTTGATATGAAAAAAGGTATTCTATTTAGGAGTATGTTGATAAAAGACAGCAAAGATAGAATTACTCGAATTGAGGGATACAGGTTTATAAGCCGTAGCGACCTTCATCGTTCTGCAATTAAGCTATTTGTAACACCTGTAAATTACAGTGGTGTTGTAGGTATAGAGAGCATTATTGATGGGACTGTTTTAAATTCAGCAGATAGCCCAAAGCATAGGGTAAAGCATTTGAAAGTGGCTGACAATAGCAGTTTAAATAAAAGCGGAGTTTATCTTGAAACAGCAACTATTGACGATGATATTCGCATTGCAACAGGTAGTGCAGTGAGGTTATATCATTATGAGGATAAAGAGAAAAATAACATAGCTAAATTTAAGAGATTTTTGCCTTTAGGTGAAATGAGTATTGAATACTTTGAGTTTGATAGCACAGAGAACAAAACAGTAGTAATTGACAAATTTGTAATAACTTATACCTCCAGAGACGTAAGAAAAGACCTGTTAAAGAGTACGGTGGAAAAAGAACTCTTTGCTTTTGCTGGAGAAGGTATTGACAAAGAGTTGCAGAGACATATTGAGGTATATGAAGAACTATGGTCTGTTGCAGATATAAATATTGAAGGGGATGAAGAAGCAGATAAAGCTTTGCGTTTTAATATTTTTCATCTCATGAGTTCTGTCAATGAAAATGACCCCCTGGTAAGTATTGCTGCGAAAGCTCTTCATGGTGAGGGATACAAAGGCCATGTATTTTGGGATACAGAAATATTTATGCTTCCCTTTTTCATATATGTGTATCCGCAGGCAGCTAGAACACTTTTGATGTACAGGTACAATATGCTTGATGCAGCGAGAAAAAATGCGGCTTTAAACGGGTATAAGGGAGCACAATACCCTTGGGAATCTGCAGATACAGGAGAGGAAGAGACACCTAAATGGGGATTTGATTACAAAGGAAACCCTGTAAGGATATGGACGGGTGATTTAGAGCATCATATAACTGCTGATATAGCTTTTGCAGTGTGGGAGTATTTTAGAGCGACAGAGGATATTGAGTTTATGTTGAATTACGGTGCAGAAATCATTTTTGAGACTGCAAGATTTTGGGTATCTAGATGTGAATATGTAAAAGAATTAGACAGGTATGAAATAAACAATGTCATAGGTCCTGATGAATTTCATGAACATGTTGATAATAATGCTTATACTAATTACCTTGCAAAATGGAATATTAAAAAGGGACTTGAACTAATCAATATGTTAAAAGAAAAATACCCTGAACATTATCATGCTATATCAAACAAGATATGTTTGACAAATGAGGAAATGGAAAAGTGGAAAGAAGTTGAAGAAAAAATATATATACCTTATGACAAAGACAAAAAGCTGATAGAACAATTTGAAGGCTATTTTGATAAAAAAGATTATGTTATTGATAAATTTGATGAAAACAATATGCCTATATGGCCTGAAGGTGTTGATATAACAAAATTGGGTGATACCCAGCTTATTAAACAGGCTGATGTTGTTATGTTAATGCTTTTGTTAGGTGAGGAATTTGACGAAGAAACGAAAAGAATCAATTACGAATATTATGAAAAGCGAACTATGCACAAATCTTCATTAGGTCCCAGCATGTATGCCATTATGGGGTTAAAAGTAGGGGACCACAAAAACGCATACCAGTCTTTTATGAGAAGTGCCAACGTGGACCTTGTGGACAATCAGGGGAACACTAAAGAAGGTTTGCATGCTGCATCTGCTGGTGGTACATGGCAAGTAGCTGTTTTTGGATTTGGCGGAATGGAAATTGACAAAGAAGGGGCATTAAATATAAATTCGTGGCTGCCAGAAAAATGGGATAAACTTTCCTATAAAGTATTTTGGAAAGGCAATTTAATAGAGGTGATTGTTACAAAACAGGAAGTGACAGTAAAAAAATTAAAAGGAAAAGGAAATATAAAAGTAAAGGTAAAAGGGAAAGAGCTGACAATAGAATAG
- a CDS encoding LacI family DNA-binding transcriptional regulator has protein sequence MAVTIKDIAKYAGVSVTTVSRALNGYPDVSEETRERIKKIAEQLNYTPNSIARGLVTNKTHTVGLIVSELIKPGAYHPFFLEVLAGIKAGLKKDKYDLILFTVDPESQDATSYEKLCNDRKVEGAIVEGLRLSDPYIEEIKRTQIPTVLIDIPILTDKVGYVSSDNVQAAFEATSYLIKLGHRNIGFINGHGDAAVSFERLEGYKKALEKNNIPYKEEYVVFDDFTQEGGYNSFKTLVFEHPEITAVFHASDLMAIGSFKAAKDLGMKVPDDISIVGFDDIELASLITPGLTTIRQDTFKMGYNAAKHLLSIIKGEKPQHILIPHKLVIRDSARKI, from the coding sequence ATGGCTGTTACAATAAAGGATATAGCGAAATATGCGGGTGTATCTGTTACAACGGTTTCGAGAGCTTTAAACGGATATCCGGATGTAAGCGAGGAAACACGTGAAAGAATTAAAAAAATAGCGGAACAACTTAATTATACTCCAAACTCCATTGCAAGAGGACTTGTCACAAATAAGACCCACACAGTTGGCTTGATTGTTTCTGAATTAATAAAACCTGGGGCGTATCATCCTTTCTTCCTCGAAGTGCTTGCAGGTATAAAAGCAGGATTAAAAAAAGATAAATATGACCTTATACTTTTTACTGTAGACCCGGAAAGCCAAGATGCCACTTCCTATGAGAAGCTTTGCAATGACAGAAAAGTGGAAGGGGCTATTGTAGAAGGTTTAAGATTGAGTGATCCTTATATTGAAGAAATAAAGAGAACACAAATTCCCACTGTTCTGATTGATATACCGATACTGACTGATAAAGTGGGATATGTAAGTTCGGATAACGTTCAGGCAGCTTTTGAAGCTACAAGCTATCTTATAAAGTTAGGACATAGAAATATTGGATTTATAAATGGGCATGGTGATGCGGCTGTAAGTTTTGAAAGGTTAGAAGGTTATAAAAAAGCTCTTGAAAAAAATAATATACCTTACAAAGAGGAATATGTAGTTTTTGATGATTTTACTCAAGAAGGTGGATATAATTCTTTTAAGACGTTGGTTTTTGAACATCCGGAAATAACTGCTGTATTTCATGCTTCTGATTTGATGGCAATAGGGTCTTTCAAAGCAGCAAAAGACTTAGGAATGAAAGTGCCTGATGACATCTCTATTGTAGGTTTTGACGATATTGAACTTGCATCCCTTATTACTCCTGGACTTACTACTATAAGACAAGATACTTTTAAGATGGGATATAATGCAGCAAAACATCTTTTATCTATTATAAAAGGGGAAAAGCCTCAGCATATATTAATACCTCATAAGCTTGTAATTAGAGATTCAGCTAGAAAGATATAA
- a CDS encoding 4Fe-4S double cluster binding domain-containing protein, whose amino-acid sequence MEKQKILEQKIREWGASLVGFSNLTGILPDTLSDIPYAITVVIKLADRIVDEIENKPTHTYYHHYRSVNTLIDQITLRTGLLLEEWGYKALAVPASQSIADLGEYRGLFPHKTAATRAGLGWIGKNGLLVTEKYGPRVRLGTVLTNMPFETGTPITESKCGSCKLCVDACPAMALYGTLWKEGMPREEIVDARACSEYMNKKFKHIGRGYVCGICMEVCPYGRKKSVDRLKGF is encoded by the coding sequence ATGGAGAAACAAAAAATTTTAGAGCAAAAAATAAGGGAATGGGGAGCGTCTTTAGTAGGTTTTTCAAATCTTACAGGTATCCTTCCCGATACTCTTTCAGATATTCCGTATGCCATTACAGTTGTAATAAAATTAGCGGATAGAATAGTGGATGAAATTGAGAATAAGCCTACTCACACTTATTATCACCATTACCGTTCTGTAAATACGCTAATTGACCAGATAACCTTAAGGACGGGTCTTCTTCTTGAAGAATGGGGCTATAAAGCATTAGCTGTTCCTGCGTCTCAATCGATTGCTGATTTGGGAGAATATAGAGGACTTTTTCCACATAAAACTGCTGCTACAAGAGCAGGGCTTGGTTGGATAGGGAAAAATGGGCTTCTTGTGACTGAAAAATATGGACCAAGAGTGAGATTAGGAACAGTTCTAACAAATATGCCTTTTGAAACCGGAACCCCCATTACTGAAAGTAAATGTGGCAGCTGTAAATTATGTGTAGATGCCTGTCCTGCTATGGCACTTTATGGTACTCTATGGAAAGAGGGAATGCCGAGAGAAGAAATAGTTGACGCAAGAGCTTGCAGTGAATACATGAATAAAAAATTTAAACACATTGGAAGAGGCTATGTCTGCGGTATTTGTATGGAAGTGTGTCCTTACGGAAGGAAAAAATCTGTTGACAGGTTAAAAGGTTTTTGA